Within Ictalurus furcatus strain D&B chromosome 3, Billie_1.0, whole genome shotgun sequence, the genomic segment CAGTTATTACAAACCCTGGTTACAATCACAGACAAAAGATTCTCAGTCAGCAAATCAGTGACATCATTAACTGAGTCTTCCACTCAGGCCTCAAAGCCTTCAGTCTGTCACCCTCAAACTGTGTTAACTCCTGCCCATAACATGTCACAGCTAGGCCATTTTCCTCGGGTGTCCTCGGGTCCTCGGATCCAGACTCCTTTTCCTCCAGACCAGCATACTGTTGCACAAGGACAGATTCCGACTTCAGTATGTCAGCTGCCACCTCCACCAAACCAGGTCGCAGTTCCGCCCACCCAAGGCCCtgttcatccacccatccaccttTCAATTCCAGCAACCCATGCACCATCTCAAGTACTTGTTCAATCAAATGACATGCTGCCACCAAACTCGCAAAGTTTAAATCTGCAAGGCCACCTTCCTTCTGTGAGTCATCATGATCTGACCCCATCAACCCAGCCATTTTATCCTTTGACTCATGCATCATTTGCTCCATCCTTCATCCCACTTCAGTCAATGAAGCCTTCTGTTCCTCCAAGTTCCATTTCCCAGAACAATATTCCATCTCCACTAGAGCATGCCTCATCCCACTATGACATTCTGTCTGATCCACTTTGTTCATCTTCAGACCAGTTTTTCCCATCACCTGATAACACATCAGATTTGCTTCAGCCCTTGCCTCCCATGCCTTTCCACTCACCTGTTGTATTAAACCAGCAGGAAACCACATCTATGATCCATTCCCAATCATCTGGGCAACCTTTGCAGCTTGCACCTCTTCTTACCTTGAAGGAACAGCAAGCGGCAGCCTCCAATCATGGAAGTGTATCCAAGAGAGGACCTAACATGCCTGTGGAGATCCCTATGTCTACAGTTAATAACTTTGAGGAACATATGCAGAGATATCCCCCTCTTGCTAGTCATGAATCAACAAACTGTGAAAATGAATCCATCTCGGTGGAAATGCAGAACGAAGACCTCGCAGAGAATAATGAAGGTAGCAGGTCTGCAGTTATTCCTGGACCAATACAGCATTATACAGTTCTTTCCAAGCCTGGGCCAAACTTTATAGTACCAGATTCTACAAAAGAACAACAGACCTTCAGAATGAACATGGTCAAGGATTTACAGATGGACAATGACATTAATAAGCAGAAAGAGGGATGTGACACAACCTGCCAAGTATGGGACCCATCTGATATGTCTAGTGTATTAGCCCAGTCAGCATTAAGTGCTCCTGCACAAGCCATTTTACAGAAACCTGCACGGAAATTGCTGGAAAAGAAGACTGAGTGCTCTGAATGTGGCAGGATTCTTAGCAATGCATCTTCACTGGAGAATCACATGAGGCTTCATAGAGGTGAGAGGCCATATACCTGCTCCCAATGTGGTAAGGCCTTCCCTAGTGTACGAGGCCTCAACCGCCATGTAAAAGTCCATGCAGAGGAGAAAGGTTACAAGTGTGAGGAGTGCGGCAGGAGTTTTGTTTACCAGTTTACCCTGACCAAACACAAACTCATACACTCTGGAGACAGGCCTTTCCCCTGTAAGGTTTGTGGCAAAAAGTTCTTGGCCAAGGCCGACCGGGCTACTCACATGCGCATGCATACAGGGGAGAAACCGTTTTTTTGTAATCAATGTGGAAAGACGTTCAAGCATAGAGTTGCGTTGAACATGCACATGCAGGGACACAGGGGTGAGAAACGCTATGTTTGCCCGCATTGTGAGAAAGGCTTTGTGGATTTGGGTAATTTTAAGAGACATAAGCGTATCCACACTGGGGAGAAGCCATTTGAATGCAAAGAGTGTGGTAAGCGTTTTACTCAGTCAGCGCACCTCAAGAAACACATCAATACGCAACATGCAGTagtgaaaccaaaatagaaagTTCATGATATGTTTATAATAGTTTCTTCTCATGACTTTTATGAATTATCACCAAATAGTTTTGTGAAAACAAAACTTACCTTGttttattagtttaaaaaaatagttgTTATAGTCGTTTTTAGCATCAACTGCTGTATAATAATCTTTTTTGGTGTGCTTAAATTTTTATTgtagttttacttgtttatttttttatatatatatttttttttattattttagtaagTCTGTGTAACTCTGTGATGATCTTTGTGTAACTGTATCAGGTATCACTGTCATTTTTAATTCCAGGCAAGTAAAAGTTGTTTCTTAGCTAtttattattccttttttttataattctgATGGGTTAAACCCTTAAGGAACTCAGGTTAAACAATTTACTGTGAATAATGCTGATACACTGATCGTGAACTTGATTTGAACAAAATATgactaaataaaatgtgaaatatttgatGTGTtaaggtgttttatttttaaaagaggtTTCCCATAAGGTTTAAGCTTTTAattatgcttaaaaaaatacTGTGACCTAATAAGTCCTCTTCTGTGCTTTCAGCATACAGCATTTCATTTCAGAATTAACTCAGATACACATTAAGACTATTGAAGTTTTATCTAAATTGCTACAGAGAATGTTCTCAAATATCCACACATAGGAATAGAAATACAGTTAATGAGATctcttatataaatatatttgtaaacaGAATAGCTTCTTTATGTGTGTTTGCTGCTGACACATCCATGTTTACATTAGTCCATTTGGCAGATGCTATTATTCAAAGTGGCTTGTAAATGAGGTGGTATGCAACATCGAACTGTCTGAGAACCCAATATCCACCTACTGGCCAGAAGCAAGTAGGAGGTGATTATGGGAAAATTAGAGGAAGTAGTAACTGTGTACTGGTATCCAGGAGAGCCACAAGTAATGTTCGCAACATTGTACCAATTAATAATTCGAACAAAATGTGCCATTTACATCAAAATGGAAAACAATTTCTTATTGTGTATTTCTATATAgtttgtggacagctgaccatcacacatgtatgtggttcttccccaaactgttaccacaatgctggaagcacacaattgtatatgatgtctttgtatgctgtagcattacaatttctcttcattGAAACTAAGGAGTCCaaagctgttccagcatgacgatgcccctgtgcacaaagcaagatcCTTGAAAACATGGCTTGCCaaggttgatgtggaagaaTGCTAGTGGCATGCTCAAAGCCCTGACTTCAAcgtcactgaacacttttgtgatgaactggaatgctgactgcaccccaggcctccacacccaaaatcagtgcctgacctcactaatgctcttgcactgtcagaaaaaaggaaatgtgcAGGTGCAATTTTGTTCCTAGGGGAACAAGACATATAAATGTACCTTTAATGGTCCTCGATAGGTCCTTGGGGTATAATTATGTACCCATAACGAGTTATAAAGGTACAACATTTTAGGTTCCAATGTGAAACGTCCATCTTTGTAcctttgtaaattttttttacatttaggcCCATAGAACTAGATTAACTTATGTCTGTGTTTTACACTTAATAATTTAATGCGTGTATGTCAGCTCATGATAACATCAAGACACTATATTAAATTGCTTTTAATGTTGAAAATATATCTTCTCAAAGTGTGTAAGCAATGTAAACTCTAACCACTTTATGTCTCCTGTCTGCAAAATAAGACAGACATTATTTAGAAATATTAATGTATAAAATTAATGATATTTGAATAACGTTTTTgttgtaatgtaatattttgctCGGCTGTTGTTGTCACCACAAGTAAATTTACACCGTGTTGAGCACGGGAAACACGAAACCCGGAAGTGTGGAAAAAGGTGAATTGCTGATGCAAACGTTATGGTTGTTGTCACTTTAATAAGTGTTCTGACAGAACACTATTATGGAGCACACATTTCTGAGGTAAATGCATGAGACTGTTATATATTCTTATTCCATGTTCTGTTGTTTTGTGCTAACTCGTGTGTTCCCCTGCTTTAAGCCTGTGTAAAGTACTTGTGTCAGACTGGCTGGCTGGCGTCCGTTATACTGACCGCTTTGGGAAGAGCCTTCAGGATGGAGTTGGGGAAGATGTCTACAGCTCACTTAATAAAGTAGCTAATGCAATTTGGTATAGAAGTCacagaagaggagaggaaaaaaattgaGGGTGAGTATGTTGTTACATGTTGAAAAGTTTTAAGAAAATCCAGGCTTTTATAGCACCCTTTAGCTGTGACTATATTCAGACCACTTCTCATACCTTATTTACATCAAATCATGTAGAAAAATCTACATcaaatcaatatttggtgtgaccacCCTTTGCCTTCAAAACAGCATCAGTTCTTCTAGGCACACTTGCACACAGTTTTGAAGGAACTCGGCAGGTAGGTTGGCCCAAACATCTTGGATAACAAAACACAGTCCTTCTGTGGATTTACACAGCCTCAGTTGCTTTTCTCTCTTCATGTAATCCCAGAcagacatgatgatgatgagatcagggctctgtgggGGGCCTTACCATAACTTCCAGGACTCCTTGTTCTTCTTTATGCTGAAGATAATGAAGTTCTTAATGACTTTCGTTGTATGTTCGATGATATTGCGTGATGGATAAGTATCTGCCTGTACTTCTCAGCATTGACGAGACCATTAATTCTGACCAAATCCCCACTCCTTTTGCAGAAATGCAGCCCCAAACTCGCAAGGAACCTCCACCATGCATCACTGTTGCCTGTACCACTCTCCAGCCCTTTAACAAACTGCCTTCTACTACAGCCAAATATGTCAaattttgactcatcagtccagaGCACCTGCTACCATTTTTCTGCACCCAAGTTCCTGTGTTTTCATGCATAGTTGAGTCGTTTGGCCCTGTTTCCACGTCGGAGATATGGCTTTTTGGCCACACGTCTTCCATGAAAGCCACTTCTGACCAGACTTCTTCAGACAGTAGATGGGTGTACTACGGTCCCACTGGTTTCTGCCAGGTCTGAGCTGATGGCACTGCTGGATATCCACGAGGCATCAGTATAATGACAGCTGGCCCTTCTCAGCTGCTCCCACAACGGATGTAactgggaaaaactatcggtagGGATTATTGCCAATAACCGATAGATCCAGCAAACAGTTATCGACAAAACTGATCAATCAGTCAACCTCTAATACCTGTAACATTGCAATGCCTAATTattactttctctttttttttactatagtATCAGCCCATCAACAGGAATATCATGTAAAGTATTTGAAAGATCCTCAAAATCAaattggtcatgtgacaatttTTATTCGTCCACTTCAATGAAACTTAGACGTTGAATCAATAAGTTCCATACTGTCAAACAGGGTATGTTTTAACTTTCATAGAAAACATGTATGacatattattatttgatattttctcCCAGACAAGCCTTCCTAACAGAGACGAGTTGATTGGACCACCTCagaaatgtgttgtgtgtggagATGAATTCCCGTTTGCAGATCTCAAGTATCACAGTGATGAATGCAATGAGGTATTTGATTTGTATAATGAGGAGTCTTTTATGGAAATGCTTATCCCTGGTTTGGAATAATCAGGTTAAAACTTTGACCTTTGTTTAACCTTACTTGTTTAACCTTGTTCAAGTAATCTTGTAAGGTTTATCAGATTGTAGTGTGAGCTAATGAAtcacacatttgtgtgtgttggcaCATACggtgtatatacactatacggccaaaagtaaGCATTTGAACATCTCAcaggtgtgtgcatgtttttaatGTAACCCTAGAATGAGACATGGAGTACAACCTCCTGGATATGGAGTCATCAGGTCCTTCTTGCAGGGAAATCCTGAAAGGCTACAGACACATTGTCAAATAATGTGATAAGTCTGTTGCTATTAACAAGAAGCCACCAGACCGTTTGCATGATCTTGGACCAGGGCGcaattcaaatcaaatcaaatcactTTATTGTCACTTCACCATAACcacaagtgtacaggtgttgaAAATCTTGGGTGTATTCTCTGCAGCTCTGCCGTGTAAATTACAAGTATACCAACTACAATATACACAATAAacatgtgtacagtacagtgcatccggaaagtattcacagcgcttcacttttcccacattttgttatgttacagctttattccaaaatggattaaattcattattttcctcaaaattctacaaaaaatACCCCATAatcacaacatgaaagaagtttgtttgaaatcttggcaaatttattaaagataaaaaacaaaaaaagcacatatacataagtattcacagcctttgccatgacactcaaaattgagctcaggtgcatcctgtttccactgatcatccttgagatgtttctacaacttgattggagtccacctgtggtaaattcagttgattggacatgatttagaaaggcacacacctgtctatataaggtcccacagttaacaatgcatgtcagagcacaaaccaagccatgaagtccaaggaattgtctgtagacctccgagacaggattgtatcgaggcacagatctggggaagggtacagaaacatttctgcagcattgaaggtcccaatgagcacagtggcctccatcagccgtaaatggaagaagtctggaaccagcaggactcttcctagagctgaccacccagccaaactgagtgatcgggggagaaggtccttagtcggggaggtgaccaaaaacctgatggtcactctgacagagctccagcatgtctctgtggagagaggagaaccttccagaagagcaaccatctctgcagaactccatcaatcaggcctgaatggtagaggggccagatggaagccactcctcagtaaaaggcacatgacagcccacctggagtttgccaaaaggcacctgaaggactctcagaccaaagattgaacaaagattgaactctttggcctgaatggcaagcgtcatgtctggaggaaaccaggcaccagtcatcacctggccaataccatccctacagtgaagcatggtggtggcagcatcatactgtggggatgtttttcagcagcaggaactgggagactagtcaggatcgaggaaaagatgaatgcaacaatgtacagagacatccttgatgaaaacctgctccagagcgctctggacctcagactggggcgaaggttcatcttccaacaggacaacgaccctaagcacacagccaagataacaaaggagtggctacaggacaactctgtgaatgtcctcgagtggcccagccagaacccagacttgaacccgattgaacatctctggagagatctgaaaatggctgtgcaccgacgctccccatccaacctgatagagcttgagaggtcctgcaaagaagaatgggagaaactgcccaaaaataggtgtgccaagcttgtagcatcatactcaaaaatacttgaggctgtaattggtgccaaaggtgcttcaacaaagtattgagcaaaggctgtgaatacttatgtacatgtgctgttttgttttttatttttaataaatttgcaaagatttcaaacaaacttctttcacgttgtgaTTATGGGGTAttctttgtagaattttgaggaaaataatgaatttaatccatttcaATGTACTCAATGTACTGTACTCAATGTACTGTCCTGTATAATCCTTTTTCAAGTCTATAATTATCCAACACCCGGACCTCAACTATGCCTCATACCAGATTAGAGATGTAacggtatgaaaatttcattttaCGATTATCATGGCC encodes:
- the LOC128605955 gene encoding zinc finger protein ZFAT; translation: MDEYGAGFETQFTSVMQNVLRAAVGEARKLFEQTLHQLRAELMHLRQENIDLKSGVFPPHYKTKEAGDGCPRADRAKRDVGVQCEKPTMVERCCSPAPIGDRLNLRHISSERLEDLCSSSSEDGNRQLALLLIKKEPQETDCDEYAPGYFLLKQEGAEPILVRKEPFKNTMEKVLIPSSIQTMSRSYGTQKEIPSTNASSPENTVSCNYRMVSSSNSVTQTESMSRVSECSSLQNDTETQKISAAAKKSVLSGVHANSTQTLPPVSVSAPTVLSSRLGQMSTSRAQQEAPSVQMDESLQATIQLSVPPSQQVVQNIQHSAPMAQFGPKMVTPPLPQNQNPITESCSSGQLLQTLVTITDKRFSVSKSVTSLTESSTQASKPSVCHPQTVLTPAHNMSQLGHFPRVSSGPRIQTPFPPDQHTVAQGQIPTSVCQLPPPPNQVAVPPTQGPVHPPIHLSIPATHAPSQVLVQSNDMLPPNSQSLNLQGHLPSVSHHDLTPSTQPFYPLTHASFAPSFIPLQSMKPSVPPSSISQNNIPSPLEHASSHYDILSDPLCSSSDQFFPSPDNTSDLLQPLPPMPFHSPVVLNQQETTSMIHSQSSGQPLQLAPLLTLKEQQAAASNHGSVSKRGPNMPVEIPMSTVNNFEEHMQRYPPLASHESTNCENESISVEMQNEDLAENNEGSRSAVIPGPIQHYTVLSKPGPNFIVPDSTKEQQTFRMNMVKDLQMDNDINKQKEGCDTTCQVWDPSDMSSVLAQSALSAPAQAILQKPARKLLEKKTECSECGRILSNASSLENHMRLHRGERPYTCSQCGKAFPSVRGLNRHVKVHAEEKGYKCEECGRSFVYQFTLTKHKLIHSGDRPFPCKVCGKKFLAKADRATHMRMHTGEKPFFCNQCGKTFKHRVALNMHMQGHRGEKRYVCPHCEKGFVDLGNFKRHKRIHTGEKPFECKECGKRFTQSAHLKKHINTQHAVVKPK